atattattaagaaaaaaattcttaataataTCTATCAGTAGGAGGTATGCATCCTAattttaatctattattatttaatttaatattttaatattaaaattttttcacaTAATTTATAACTTATTTTATACTTACAAGAGAATCTTTCAAATATCAAATGAGTAAGTATGGATCTATTACATGAAAATTGAAGTGTTCTAAAGTGTATTACCGCACAAACAAATATGATCTTTTCCGCTATCTGTTGTGAAGTGAATTATTCATGATATTATGAGACTGACTCAGTAAGCAttatatgaatgaatgaatgaatgacatGCCACCTTGCTCATCCAGGTCATTTATATGTGAAGAGCGATGTGTATGGATTTGGGGTTGTATTACTGGAGATGCTCACTGGGCTGAGGACGGTCGACACAAATCGTCCGGTCACGCAACGAAACTTGGTTACTTACGCTAGACCATCGTTATCCGACCGGAGAAAGCTGGCACGGGTTATGGACCGTCGACTCGAGGGACAGTATCCCCCGAAAGGGGCTCTTCAGGTTGCCCAGCTCACTCTGGAATGTCTTGCCAGCGATCCCAAGAAACGTCCGAACATGAAGGAAGTTGTGCAAAGGCTGGAGCAGATTGAAGACCTGAAAGGCAGGCCGAGAGAAGAGGCTGTGGCTGGCAGCCGTGGCCCGAGTTCCTCTCACAACCACTCACCGCGAATCGCCtagcaaaagattgatgaatctTGTTCCTAAAAATATCGATCCTTATTGTTTATTTTGGTGATGAATTATTTGACAATAAGTGAGTATAATCCGATGTCAAATAAAAGTTGTACTTAGGATAGCCATTTATGAGAAAAAGATTCATGATATTGCTAGCCAACTTGGAACCTCGATAGAATGGACTCCTCTCTTCTAATCCTATACATCAGAACGGACCCTTTGTTGGTTCTTCCAACTTTGGGTTGTTGACATGCCATGCCAAATCAGTGGTATTATTCTGGAatgccaactctctctctctctctctctctctctctctctctctctctctctctctctctctctctctctctaaatgtgTTGGGTTTGGATTCGTTTGTGAGGGCAATGCATGTACTTGAGTTGGCATAATATGCCTTTGAAGGTAGCGTTTGCCAGGGAACGGAGCATCTCCTGCTTGGTGGCAGATGACATTCCAAGAACATGTAAGCCAATAGCAATAAGacgacacttaaaacaaaaccccTGTCATCAGGTATGCACTCTTTTAATCTGGAATATATGTACTGCTCTTTGTGAGTAACCCATGATTAGGTATTCAGATGCTTAGGTTACATTCATGATTCAGATGCTATCGGAAAACTACGAAAGAATGTTAGGTGTATGGAGGTGACGGGAAGGTTATGATGAGTAACCCATGCAAATACATTACATAGAGCATGCGCTGTTCTTCACGTGTCTTGCTGCTGCCTGCTCCAAACTATCTTCTTTGGCAAAGAAGACGAGTCTGTAGAGGATTGCTCACCCCACCCTTCCCTGATGCCATTGAGCAGTGATGGCGACGGGAGAGGAGGAGAAAAGGAATCCGAAATCCAAAACGacagcgatatatcatgagatatttctctctacCGTCGATCACCACTGCACATCCAGCAGTGGGGATGGGGGGGCGGGGGGATGGAGGGGACGACGACGTGACTCCTCACTCCGACCATGCTaatctgtgtgtgtgtgagagtgagagagagagagagagaggcaccatGTGGGACCAACCAATGCTAGCTAGCTGCATCCGTGAACCTATCGCTCGCCGTGTGGGCCTCCCGAACAGGATGTGCTGTCTTCGCCATTATCCCGAGAACCGATGGCGGTCGCCGCCTCACCGCCGGAGTTGACGATGATTACGACCGTAAGACGATTCCCAACAAATTTAagggataaaaaaagaaagataataatgaaaagattaaaaaaaatgacgatgatgatgaaattagaaaaaaaaacttaatttagTGATTTATAATCATAAAATCTATGTGCtcaactaaaataaaaaaataaaattataattatattaaatcaaatatatgatttattttttttccgcCAAAGAAGTTAATATAGTTTGATTTCAGGAATAATCTGGTGATATTGTAATATTCAATTTGTAATCTTTTTCTGCAATTATTTCCTTTCTCTCTTACGTCAGACGGCAAGCGTGCAGCTGGTGGGCCCATGATGACATCGTTGACGAAGTCAACTTTCGCGTGGCGTAGGCGAAGAAGCATGAAGTACTTCGGTAGTCGTAGTGATCACTGTGGATGAGAGACTGTGTCGGTAGAAATTTCAACACATTCTTTCAACCTGAtattttatctctctctctctctctctctctctctctgtgcccgCGGCATGCTCACGCATGACATGAATGGATGCAGAGCGAGAGAAGAGGAGGAGTAAGAAGATGTACGTATGCTGCATTATTCTAACCAGTTGTTACTCTCACATATGGGGTTCCATCCATGGTACCTTCCATTAACTTCAAGGAGGCAGGCGTCCGAGAACGAAAATTTTGCAGGTTAAGATTGCCTTGAGACCTTAAAGATAACGCTTGCTAATGCAAAGTCCAGTTATTGCGATCCTACTAAACTAGCTTTAACAGTGACAGTACAAACAGTAAGAACAATACCTGCTAAGTCTGCCTCGTCTTCAGTATCAATTACTGCAGACTGCCACCGACAAAAGATCGAGTCGAGGATCCAGACTTCAGTTCCGGATCGAGAGAGCTGATGTCGATGCCGAGATGCTGCTCTCTTTGCGTTATCCCCCCCCTCCTCATCATGCTTCCAACCCCAAGGAAATCTCTGGTTAAACTGTCAGAGGTTCCAAGGCCACTGGCGGATAGGTTACGCTGTAGCTTGCTCTCGTTCATGTTGCCGATGCCTGAGATGAAGCCGCTGAACCCAGTCTTTTGATGATTCCCACCATTAAATGTACTGGTGTTTCCGTTGGTGAGGGAGTTCATAAGGTCTTGGAAATGGCTCTCGTTCTCCACCTGGGTTGCTGATGCCTGAAAACCTGCATTCTTTGAATTGCTGGAATATAAGCTGCCGATTCCTCTAAGCAAGGAGCTCGCACTGCTACAACTGGATGTTGCACCCATCTGCGCGGCCTTCTGAAGAAGCGCAGTTGCTGACATGTGTGGTGGCACCGATTCAGTGGTCACCGATTGGCCAAACATGTTTGCATCGATATGGTTGCTGATGAGATGATTTCCTGCGAAGAGTGTGTTTGGCTCATTGCTTCCACTAGCGTTGTTGAAATGATCAGAGATCAGCAGGTGAGCATTTTGGTTGATCCCAGAGTTGCTGCTGTTGGTGATGACGCTCCTGTTGTTACTGTTGGAGAAGATGCTAAGGTTGAAAAGATCGGTCGCAGCCGCggcagaggaggaggacgaggcatTGGTGTTGTGTTGGAGGTGATCCTGTAGTTGCATCAAGCCATGGAAAGGTTTACTTTGAAGCAACTGAGTGTCTTCATGGATGTCTTGGCTCGATCCGCTGCCGAGAAAGAAGGGAGTGGCAGACTGAGGTGGTCGGAAGGACGGCAAGGTGACATGGTTGAACGGTGCTGCACTGTCATTTCCACAATGCGTCTGCTCCTGTAAGGATGAGAGTTGCGAATTCAACTGAGGAAGGCCCAAATGTATTCCGGTGTTGCCATAGAAGTGGCTGCCGCCAATGGTGTTGATGCCGGCTGGGATCCTCGCACTTTCCTGTGCTAATGCATCGCAGAAGGCTCTATGGGTAATGAAGCTATCACGCCTGCACCAAACACGATAAAAGATTAATGTATCAGTTGTTCTGAATTCACTGGCTTTTGTTATGCTATCAGAGAAGGATTTGAGAGGAAACTCCCTTGAAGCTGAAGACACACCCCCATCGAAGTCCTTCGGATCATGAAAACCACCGATGGATAATGGCACTTTCTAACTCAATGCACAGCTCCCTTACGCGAAGAAGCAACAGGAGGCTTCACATCCCAAGTGATGTCTCGCACCTCCGGACAAGAATAATTTGCTCACAGCCAAAGTCGATTCTCATGAAATGGTGGACCTCTGAATGCATTCAGTAGCCATGCCGTGTTGCCCACATATCTCCAACTCACAAGACAACAAAGTGGCCTGCTAAGCATTGCCTCCAGGTCACCACGTGAATAGGAgtgcgagcgagcgagagagagagagagagagagagagagagagaaagagagagagagaggaaaaggagCTTGGCGTTGGTTTCGAGGGAGAAAGATGAGCTCCTTTTGTTTGAAATCTCAATGTTCATAACAGTTGATTCAGTTCCATCGAGACAATTCACGTGGGTGCAGTTCGTCGCTGCATGCTCCGATCTTTTTCTCACTTTTGGCACCTGGGAATCCAGTCCtaacaaccctaaccctaacacaGCTGCGACTCCAGGAATCCCAATCACTGAAACCGAGAAGACGATGTGCAAGACTTTTGTgtgtgagtgagtgagtgagtgagtgcAGTACAGTGCAGTGGGCagtaccatcatcatcatcatcatgaccaAAAGATCTAAGGGGACATGCATGAACGCTGATAGATGCTCCAATAATGGATTCTTCAGCATCAATAGATCAAGGATGCATGTAGTGGAAGTGGTACCTGGAGAACAGGGTTCCGCAGTCACAGCGGTACTCGCGAGTACCGCAGGTCTTGGAATGCGCCTTCCAATCCGACTGCACGGCATAACGCTTCGAGCACTTGTcgcacttccacttcttctcgccATGCTTGCGGCAGTAGTGCTTCTTGATGCCGGTGAGGTCGCCAAGGGCGCGTGAGGGCTCGTGGTGGACGCATGTCGGCTCCGGGCAGATGTACACGCGGCGACGGACCTCCTTGGGGTTCTTCTgcttcagcttccatggtaggttGTGGCCGCGCCGGTGCAGCTGCAGGTTCTGCTCCCGCTGGAACCCCTTGTTGCACACCTCGCAGATGAACCTATTCGTCGCAAGAAGCGTCTTTGGTGACAGAGCGACCACCTCGGCGTCGGGATCTGTGGATTAAATCGAACTCCATGTAATCATAATTGATGAATTAACAGCAGAATTAAAGGAAAATTAGTAGCAGCAAAGATTAGGATCTGTGAATTAGGGTTTCTGCATGCGGGTGGTTGTAAGTTTGGATACTTGCTTGGATTTCCCGGGAGGTTCCTCTTTTTCTTGGGAGGAGCAGCTGCCGTCGGCGTCGACGATGATGATGGCTGTGGCCGCTGCTGCTGGGTGTTGAGCTTCTCCTCCTCTCTGATTCCAAAGAAAGGTACCGACGACGAAGCCGTTGCCATCTTCTTCTTGGATGTGTTCTTGGTCTCCCTACTCTCAGTAGAAGCTGCTTTCTGGTTTCTGTAAGGATCACTGATGAGTCCAAATCAAAGCCACAAAAGAGCCATCGCTACACAACATGCAACCACCGTCTCGCCTTTGTTCTATCCATCACTGTGTAGCTATCCCTTTTCTAGATCCaagggaaggggaggaggagggcaAGAACCCAAATCTTAGTACGCGAGTGTGGATCTACACACCAACAAGACAGACCCTAAACAAAAACCTCCAAATTCTACCACCTGGTGACTCTTGCTACCTCTACTAGAGAACAAAGGGAGCCGGCAATCCAAACAAACAGTTGCACTCGAAGCCAAATACAAGGAGAGAAAGAGTGAGAGAGGGATagaagaaaacaaaggagcacaaaACCAAACTAAAGAGAacctcttcccttcccttctctttgTTCTTCTGCTACTCCTTGTTGGAGGGAGAGAACAAAGGGTTGCTCTGTGGTTTCTTTGGGTTCCTCGAAaccatctctttctctcttcttcccctacggatgattcttcttcttcttctccaccttTCCCCTTCGGACCTCTATCCTTCCTTACTCCTTCACACCACACATAAGCAATCCACCAAAATTTTCTGTATATAAattcgcagagagagagagagagaaagagacagagacagagaaagAAAGATGGTGTCACATAGGCAAGAGTGTGGCTGTGTGAGATGGGGCCCACGAGACTGTAGACCTTACCCTCTCTCTACCCCACCTCGTTCTACCGTTTGGAGTCGACATGGGAGGGACATGAGGACAAAAGCCAGCCTCTCATTCCAACCCTCTCAAGCCAGACCAGTAGAAATGAACAGCAGTGATAGCACATTCTCCATCTTGCTGCAAGTCAAAATTAGATTTCAATTCTATGGACACTGGTGAAAACATGGATATATGGTTCTCTTCCTCAATATCAAATGCCTACATGTATGTACGTATACATCAATGCAGGAGAAAATTCTTTATGAATACAACTTGACATGTAAAACAAATGTGACAGAGAGGTTTGTCTTGATGAGGTTTACAAAGCAGTTTCTGCATGCTGTAGCAGTCACTGCATGTAAACAATTAAGACGAGTTTAGATTAGTAGTTGACAAAACTAGAGAATAAATGTGGCAGTTAAAGTATAGTATATATTCCAAAGAATTTTATTTTGGAGTGTGGTTAAATAAGTTTAGAATATGACTATTATACATATGGCTTACAATTGGTGAGATTTAGGGCTTTTGTGGTTGAGAAAGATTAAGAGCTGCTGCCTTGTTTTTCCCTCTTTGGATTATTAAATCAACCATCTTCTAGGTAATTTGTGTATATTATATCATAGATGAATCAGAAAAGACGATGACCGATATGATTAGTAATTTTAACAAAGCAAATAATTCTCTATCGGATAGAGGCGAAATTTCATCTTCTTGGAgtagatgattttattttcaaaggaagcataaattttttttttttttatttttgatacaagagaatttataaatcaagataaaCGATCGGTAGATAAAAAAATCTTGATGAAGATATTTAGATATTGAAATAGAAAGTACAATAAATATAGACCAAGTCATGGACTCTGATGAATTATTTAGTAGTGATGTTGAAAATTTCAGCTTgttgttttaattaatttatattaggaAATTTGACAAAAACAGTTTTCGATACATTAATTTATAGGGAGGATTTTTCGGATCGATGGCTATGGTGGATAACATGATGATATAACTTTCCGAGCTTATGAAAAATGTTGCATGTGGTTACTATTGTATAATTACTTTTCTTAGTATTGTTTTTGTCCAAAAAAAAAAGCTTAGAATGTTGAAAGTTATATTAGAAATAATTTGCTAATAAAATTATGAGTTATATTAAATTTGTGATATTAAGAGAGAGATAGTAGGAAAGACAAAGATTGAGATCAAACAAAATGTTGCTCTTGAACACCTTTCTTCTACTCTTATATTGTTTATTATTTAGGAATTATTGAAGTCGGCCATCTTTCAAGTAATTTTCCAGCATAGTCGACATATAAAAATTTTGTTGCAGCCAATCAAAACCTTtttgtttgattaaaaatacaAACAAAAACATAGTTGTCCACTCTTTGGTGTTTGGGAGTTTCACATAGCCATAATGGTAGGACCATTGAAGTTTAATGAATTCACTGCATTTATTCCCATGCAAACAAAGTTTAAGAAGGTTCAATTTAATGAAAGTACCAAATGTGTAGTACTGTCAGTCCAAGAAATGCAAGCCTAAAGTCTTTTTCCTAAAAGAAAACTGTTCATTGAGTGCTAAAAGTAAACGTATGataggaggaagaaaaagagatgaGGGATGAAACAATATAGTAAGAAGAGTGGGTCATTCATTTGGTTCTGACCCTCTTAGCTAATATGTCAGCTTCAAAATTGTGTGTCATGGGAGTGTAACTCCACTTACGTACGTTAGTGAGAGAAACAAGAGAAAGACAGATTGTGATGGATGCTGATGTTTCATGGAGCCTGTTCAAGGTTAACAGATATTTGATGAgttatttgtgaaaatgatagataaaaattaattttaaataaatagaaTTTGAATGGATAATATCTTTTCAAGCGAACAAACATGATTTTTTAACCGAAAGaatatatctttttattcttaTGAGTCTCTTCAATATAGACATCGTCGTCATATTGACTTGATAGAAATGATATAATGCAAAtaaagtttattattattataataaactaattacatattattttagGTAATTAGCTAGTATTTCGATTTCTATACTTTAAAATGTTATATTGATATCTCTATAGTtacaaaagtgaaatatctatATAGAGTGGTGAAAGGACTGATCGACAACTACATCGATATCGATATAAATACAGAGCGATTCTCATCTCTTGTCATCGCTCTACTCATCCATAATAGTCATTTGTGATCCCCAACGATTTCATCCGTCATTGCCaa
The DNA window shown above is from Musa acuminata AAA Group cultivar baxijiao chromosome BXJ2-4, Cavendish_Baxijiao_AAA, whole genome shotgun sequence and carries:
- the LOC103981223 gene encoding protein indeterminate-domain 5, chloroplastic, which gives rise to MATASSSVPFFGIREEEKLNTQQQRPQPSSSSTPTAAAPPKKKRNLPGNPNPDAEVVALSPKTLLATNRFICEVCNKGFQREQNLQLHRRGHNLPWKLKQKNPKEVRRRVYICPEPTCVHHEPSRALGDLTGIKKHYCRKHGEKKWKCDKCSKRYAVQSDWKAHSKTCGTREYRCDCGTLFSRRDSFITHRAFCDALAQESARIPAGINTIGGSHFYGNTGIHLGLPQLNSQLSSLQEQTHCGNDSAAPFNHVTLPSFRPPQSATPFFLGSGSSQDIHEDTQLLQSKPFHGLMQLQDHLQHNTNASSSSSAAAATDLFNLSIFSNSNNRSVITNSSNSGINQNAHLLISDHFNNASGSNEPNTLFAGNHLISNHIDANMFGQSVTTESVPPHMSATALLQKAAQMGATSSCSSASSLLRGIGSLYSSNSKNAGFQASATQVENESHFQDLMNSLTNGNTSTFNGGNHQKTGFSGFISGIGNMNESKLQRNLSASGLGTSDSLTRDFLGVGSMMRRGGITQREQHLGIDISSLDPELKSGSSTRSFVGGSLQ